The Zygosaccharomyces rouxii strain CBS732 chromosome G complete sequence genome contains a region encoding:
- the DSK2 gene encoding ubiquitin domain-containing protein DSK2 (similar to uniprot|P48510 Saccharomyces cerevisiae YMR276W DSK2 Nuclear-enriched ubiquitin-like polyubiquitin-binding protein required for spindle pole body (SPB) duplication and for transit through the G2/M phase of the cell cycle involved in proteolysis interacts with the proteasome) has protein sequence MSTITVQIKSGQNKWEVTVDPESTVSTFKEEISKVSEIPASSQRLIYSGKILKDDQTLQFYNLQDGHSVHLVKSSKAPGNASGGSSSTAAATAGSGASAVPPSGNASTTPTTGAPSNLSAGQSGGFNPLADLTSARYAGFTSLPSADMFGPDGGATNMPNQEDLLNMLDNPIFQSQMNEMLSNPQMVDFMIQSNPQLQAMGPQARQMFQSPFFRQMLTNPQMIRQSMQFARMMNPGGGENDAANAFPAPGNENTEGESAAGANDGGNPAAAATNAGAPPAGNPFAALLGGGGPLQQPGGLDPQLLASMLGAPSQQQQPQDNRPPEERYETQLRQLNEMGFFDFDRNVAALRRSGGSVQGALDSLLNGDV, from the coding sequence ATGTCTACGATTACTGTTCAAATAAAGAGTGGTCAAAATAAATGGGAAGTTACCGTTGATCCTGAATCGACCGTTTCGActtttaaagaagaaataagTAAAGTTTCAGAAATTCCCGCCTCAAGTCAAAGATTGATCTATTCAGGTAAGATCCTTAAGGATGATCAAACTTTGcaattttacaatttgCAAGATGGACACTCAGTTCACTTGGTAAAATCGAGTAAAGCACCTGGTAACGCTAGCggtggtagtagtagcactgcagcagcaacagctGGCAGTGGCGCATCTGCTGTACCTCCTAGCGGGAATGCTAGTACAACACCAACGACAGGAGCACCAAGTAATTTGTCTGCTGGACAGAGTGGTGGATTCAATCCATTAGCAGATTTAACGTCAGCAAGATATGCAGGTTTTACCTCGTTACCATCAGCCGATATGTTCGGACCTGATGGTGGTGCAACCAATATGCCaaatcaagaagatttattAAACATGTTAGATAACCCAATTTTCCAATCGCAAATGAATGAAATGCTTTCAAATCCACAAATGGTCGATTTTATGATTCAATCGAATCCTCAATTACAAGCAATGGGACCACAAGCAAGACAGATGTTCCAATCGCCTTTCTTTAGACAAATGTTGACAAACCCTCAAATGATTAGACAGAGTATGCAATTTGCAAGAATGATGAACCCAGGTGGAGGTGAAAATGATGCTGCCAATGCGTTCCCAGCTCCAGGTAACGAAAATACAGAGGGTGAAAGCGCTGCAGGTGCTAACGATGGTGGTAATCCTGCTGCCGCCGCCACAAATGCCGGAGCTCCCCCAGCTGGTAACCCATTTGCTGCTCTTCtaggtggtggtggacCATTACAACAACCGGGCGGTCTAGATCCTCAACTTTTAGCATCGATGTTGGGTGCACCttcacaacaacaacaaccacaagATAATAGACCACCAGAAGAACGTTATGAAACTCAGTTAAGACAATTAAACGAAATGGGTTTCTTCGATTTTGATAGGAACGTTGCAGCCCTAAGACGAAGCGGCGGGTCTGTTCAGGGAGCCCTCGATTCTTTACTAAACGGTGACGTCTAA
- the RCE1 gene encoding CAAX prenyl protease (similar to uniprot|Q03530 Saccharomyces cerevisiae YMR274C RCE1 Type II CAAX prenyl protease), with the protein MISSAFLVSLYVSVSYVAGVYATDVSVNNYRSGRDDPRIIIQRMGRISLILIANLIVVPLILYQFGSANSFQDAFLRLGIWPQHSSYVLESLKALVLMGLLYVGPLADSLLYYMFVPHSNLLQELKEELLNIWGFRNYVFAPVTEEIFYTSMILNCYKFLPHEPVSQLKLVWFTPFFFGLAHIHHAYETYQNTRTTLATVILTTLIQVTYTTLFGCLTNCVFLKTGGNLWACIVLHAFCNYMGFPEPSQLHMYYTDVRKPPSELVAKLLTWWNRFYFVLLILGIWLFTVNFNALLVSPYSLM; encoded by the coding sequence ATGATTTCATCGGCTTTTCTAGTCTCACTTTACGTTTCTGTGTCCTATGTGGCAGGTGTATATGCCACTGATGTAAGCGTAAACAACTATAGGAGTGGTAGAGATGATCCTCGAATTATTATTCAGCGTATGGGACGAATTTCATTGATACTAATAGCGAATCTGATAGTAGTCCCTTTGATTCTGTATCAGTTTGGCAGTGCAAACTCATTCCAAGATGCATTTTTAAGATTGGGGATTTGGCCTCAACATAGTTCTTACGTGCTCGAATCCTTAAAAGCATTAGTGTTAATGGGATTACTTTACGTGGGTCCTCTTGCGGATTCGTTGTTATATTATATGTTTGTCCCCCATAGTAACCTTCTACAGGAACTCAAGGAGGAATTGCTCAATATTTGGGGGTTTCGTAACTATGTCTTTGCACCCGTCACTGAAGAGATTTTCTACACTTCGATGATTTTAAACTGCTATAAGTTTCTACCTCATGAACCCGTCTCTCAATTGAAGCTCGTCTGGTTTACTccctttttctttggattgGCACATATACACCATGCCTACGAGACCTATCAGAATACGAGAACGACTTTGGCAACTGTGATTTTGACTACCCTCATACAAGTGACGTACACGACTCTTTTCGGCTGTTTGACAAATTGTGTCTTCCTCAAGACTGGTGGGAATCTATGGGCTTGCATCGTCTTACATGCATTTTGCAATTACATGGGATTCCCTGAACCTTCTCAATTGCATATGTACTATACGGATGTCAGGAAACCACCTTCTGAATTAGTTGCTAAACTTCTCACTTGGTGGAAtagattttattttgtctTGTTAATCTTGGGAATATGGCTCTTTACAGTCAACTTCAACGCATTACTAGTTTCTCCCTACAGTTTAATGTGA
- the COQ5 gene encoding 2-hexaprenyl-6-methoxy-1,4-benzoquinone methyltransferase (highly similar to gnl|GLV|CAGL0J06710g Candida glabrata CAGL0J06710g and similar to YML110C uniprot|P49017 Saccharomyces cerevisiae YML110C COQ5 2- hexaprenyl-6-methoxy-1 4-benzoquinone methyltransferase involved in ubiquinone (Coenzyme Q) biosynthesis located in mitochondria), with protein MISSAFVKHTPKCIAGGHKSILRTFSATSFLKQEDGYTHFGSKTVPKFEKEKLVGNVFSSVASKYDVMNDVMSLGIHRCWKDHFINKLDAGKRPTSVEPLHFIDVAGGSGDIAFGLLDHAEHKFHDTESTMHIVDINADMLKEGEKRAMEQNKYHNDPRVNFLVQNGESLDEIESNSKDIYTISFGIRNFTNVEAGLAAAYRVLKPGGIFYCLEFSKIENQLMDLMYQQWSKVLPVMGSIIANDYDSYQYLVESIEKFPDQETFKNMIEQAGFKSAGYESLTGGVCAIHWGVKV; from the coding sequence ATGATTTCCTCTGCTTTTGTAAAGCATACACCCAAGTGTATCGCAGGTGGTCATAAGTCAATTCTTCGTACATTTAGTGCAACCAGCTTCTTGAAACAAGAGGATGGTTATACCCATTTTGGATCAAAAACGGTTcccaaatttgaaaaggaaaagcTTGTTGGCAACGTTTTTTCCTCAGTTGCATCCAAATACGATGTTATGAATGATGTGATGTCGTTAGGAATTCACAGATGCTGGAAGGACCATTTTATCAATAAGTTGGATGCAGGTAAAAGACCAACTTCTGTAGAACCATTACATTTTATTGATGTCGCGGGTGGTTCTGGTGATATTGCTTTTGGACTCTTGGATCATGCTGAACATAAATTCCATGATACTGAATCTACCATGCATATAGTCGATATCAATGCAGATATGttgaaagaaggtgaaaaaagGGCAATGGAACAAAACAAGTACCACAATGACCCCAGAGTGAACTTTTTGGTGCAAAATGGTGAATCTCTAGATGAAATCGAATCGAACTCAAAGGATATTTATACCATTTCATTTGGTAttagaaattttaccaacGTTGAAGCAGGTCTTGCGGCTGCTTATAGAGTTTTGAAACCTGGTGGAATTTTCTACTGCttagaattttccaagattgaaaatcaattgatgGATCTAATGTATCAGCAGTGGTCCAAGGTCCTGCCTGTGATGGGGTCCATCATTGCCAATGATTACGATTCTTACCAATATCTAGTGgaatccattgaaaaattcccTGATCAAGAGACATTTAAAAATATGATAGAACAAGCTGGTTTCAAATCGGCTGGATATGAGAGCTTAACTGGTGGTGTCTGTGCCATCCATTGGGGTGTCAAGGTAtaa
- the CTK3 gene encoding Ctk3p (similar to uniprot|P46963 Saccharomyces cerevisiae YML112W CTK3 Gamma subunit of C-terminal domain kinase I (CTDK-I) which phosphorylates the C-terminal repeated domain of the RNA polymerase II large subunit (Rpo21p) to affect both transcription and pre-mRNA 3' end processing) — MDSFEARLQFISVIKNLQKTLGVSKRLDNDPVQFYLNHYEQHYEDFHQCLFDTAAKMDSLDRLNVVIYYSKIVQVLHGEQTELNARVLNQLLLPSIDSMLLLALPSQDWKALTNLDACIDIFQKCNSLMGGIVELKKPTMDSHLPLDKLQWYTPSEHPSIHYHESFQRAATLLQDRCAKQQHMFQQFKLFGLCPVTLSRPQPSTQTIIHRMESDREKHKRLKENIWVLPRPHASILNEFEFRTLWESTPQEGLTKGDYRNMSDMNRIAHASYSVK, encoded by the coding sequence ATGGATTCTTTTGAAGCTAGGCTACAATTTATATCTGTgattaaaaatttgcaaaagaCCTTAGGTGTTTCTAAAAGGTTAGACAATGATCCGGTTCAGTTCTACTTAAATCATTACGAGCAACACTATGAGGATTTCCACCAGTGTCTCTTCGACACTGCTGCCAAGATGGATTCATTGGATAGGTTGAACGTCGTCATATACTACTCAAAAATCGTTCAAGTTCTACATGGTGAACAAACAGAGTTAAATGCAAGAGTGCTCAACCAGTTACTTCTGCCGTCGATAGATTCCATGCTTCTGCTAGCGTTACCATCGCAGGATTGGAAGGCCCTTACGAATCTAGATGCATGTATCGATATTTTCCAGAAGTGTAACAGTTTAATGGGTGGTATAGTGGAACTAAAAAAACCAACGATGGATTCCCATTTACCGCTTGATAAACTACAATGGTACACACCGTCAGAACACCCCTCTATACACTACCACGAATCATTCCAAAGAGCTGCCACCCTTTTGCAAGACAGGTGTGCCAAACAACAGCACATGTTCCAACAATTTAAACTATTTGGCCTGTGTCCGGTAACGCTATCACGACCACAACCATCTACACAGACAATTATACACAGAATGGAAAGCGACCGTGAAAAGCACAAGAGattaaaagaaaacatCTGGGTCTTACCGAGACCCCATGCTAGTATATTGAACGAATTCGAATTCAGAACCCTCTGGGAATCAACTCCACAGGAGGGTCTGACAAAGGGCGATTATAGAAATATGTCAGACATGAACAGAATAGCTCATGCCAGTTACAGCGTGAAGTAG
- the BUL2 gene encoding ubiquitin-ubiquitin ligase BUL2 (similar to uniprot|Q03758 Saccharomyces cerevisiae YML111W BUL2 Component of the Rsp5p E3-ubiquitin ligase complex involved in intracellular amino acid permease sorting functions in heat shock element mediated gene expression essential for growth in stress conditions functional homolog of BUL1), with protein sequence MPRDLSFHNSHLGRPALAASKSEVSGIRRGRRPLRTQPQSEPWMRSVSTGTVLRRKRGNGRSPSPNDESNVRGGSLTRSRNTQENVLVDVLPSFEMYNSLHRHIPQGNINPDCHDFPPCYQEIEAQQNSILRNTDQPTEIQALDSQNPQQRPDLRRSSSSGVNNLQAFSTQHLSIQNTQSILQESSEPIEDDFNDSDSINIDKLYSLPKLSTPIEVTIRLTKNPPKPHVRPEEESILKEYTSGDVIHGYCIVENMSSQPLPFEMFYVTLEGYTSLIDRQVGKRTLKRFLRMVDLSASWSYTNIQLSTGVSVVVGDVDYDNCVIGLTNNRILEPGVKYKKFFTFKLPNQLLDVTCKQEQFSHTLLPPTFGVDKFRNHGKYSGIRVNNILGCGHLGVKGSPILTIDMVDENLSINYTVDARIVGKDKRTQKLNLMKEADYNIRVIPFAFCCPIIGKLSTGQQLAQLKRDAEKRITALENVFSRLEANEPIQPRDVNATDIAGTVDNTSELDQTDLLRCKMDQLQLQRPRYVSSNSDDGGDSKAKFSDRDKVETQFSYKVRSKSASGLKNGIFSGLLGGSSSSSVKKEGTKEKTEKAGLILFQAKIPEYSLPYRPPSLLRKTNRFDNKNSYDQENWLQLLDLVPEEMRRPLDHLDIDLTCIQSNNSKPGEPPEIQSITTELVCITAKTDNSIPIKLNPELLMNQNKLNEVKRNYAAMSKTVSELSKRFEANAAKLNELYNMHDSTLAPRELRFSDFIPSQLQNNLESLANLEAKVVHLHDVFRKQTHTLKDFAPTQDTISAVPSNGSASQSNSGSFLSSTFSPSSEHSRSSTSLKFVDQIAHEWVKCEPLKYKRTVTVNLEYNDNIRETLVPTFESCLCARFYCIRVNIKFDHHAGTATIDIPVDIKSFHNI encoded by the coding sequence aTGCCAAGAGATTTGTCATTCCACAACTCTCATCTTGGAAGACCAGCCTTGGCCGCTTCCAAATCTGAAGTTTCAGGGATTAGACGTGGTCGTAGACCATTGAGAACACAACCACAGTCGGAACCATGGATGAGAAGTGTTAGTACCGGAACTGTTTTGAGAAGGAAACGGGGGAATGGTCGAAGTCCATCACCAAACGATGAATCTAATGTTCGTGGTGGTTCATTGACTCGCTCGAGGAATACTCAAGAGAACGTACTAGTTGACGTTTTGCCATCGTTTGAAATGTACAATTCGTTACATAGACATATTCCCCAAGGTAACATTAATCCGGATTGCCACGATTTCCCACCTTGTTACCAAGAAATAGAAGCCCAACAAAATTCGATATTGAGGAATACCGATCAACCAACAGAGATTCAAGCGCTGGATTCGCAAAACCCACAACAACGACCGGATTTGAGAAGAAGCTCGTCGTCCGGAGTTAATAATTTACAGGCATTTTCCACACAacatctttcaattcaaaatACGCAGTCAATATTGCAGGAAAGTTCAGAACCAATCGAAGATGATTTTAACGATTCTGATAGTATCAATATCGATAAATTGTACAGTTTACCAAAGTTATCTACGCCCATCGAAGTTACCATACGCTTAACTAAAAACCCGCCCAAACCTCATGTAAGACCGGAGGAGGAatcaattttaaaagaataCACTTCAGGTGACGTTATTCATGGTTATTGCATAGTTGAAAATATGTCTTCACAACCATTACCATTCGAAATGTTTTACGTCACTTTAGAAGGTTATACATCTTTGATAGATAGACAAGTGGGAAAAAGAACGCTGAAAAGATTCCTAAGAATGGTCGATTTAAGTGCAAGCTGGTCGTATACAAATATTCAACTTAGCACGGGGGTCAGCGTAGTGGTTGGTGATGTAGATTACGATAATTGCGTTATAGGTCTTACGAACAATAGAATTCTAGAGCCGGGCGTCAAATACAAAAAGTTCTTTACGTTTAAATTACCCAATCAATTGTTGGATGTCACTTGTAAACAGGAACAATTTAGCCATACCCTTTTACCTCCTACTTTTGGTGTTGATAAATTCAGAAACCATGGAAAATATTCTGGAATCAGAGTCAACAACATTCTAGGATGTGGTCACTTGGGGGTTAAAGGTTCGCCAATTCTTACCATCGATAtggttgatgaaaatttatcCATAAATTACACGGTGGACGCTAGAATTGTGGGTAAGGATAAGAGGACTCAAAAATTAAACTTGATGAAGGAAGCTGACTATAACATTAGAGTCATTCCATTCGCATTTTGCTGTCCTATTATTGGTAAACTCAGTACAGGTCAACAATTAGCTCAGCTCAAAAGGGATGCAGAGAAGAGAATAACAGCTCTAGAAAATGTTTTTTCTAGGTTGGAGGCTAATGAACCTATACAACCAAGAGATGTCAATGCTACAGATATTGCTGGTACCGTGGATAATACTTCAGAGTTGGATCAAACTGATTTGCTACGTTGTAAAATGGATCAGTTACAACTTCAAAGACCGAGGTATGTATCGTCAAATTCAGATGATGGTGGAGATTCAAAGGCAAAATTTTCAGATCGTGACAAAGTGGAAACGCAATTTAGCTACAAGGTAAGATCTAAAAGTGCTAGTGGATTAAAAAATGGGATTTTTTCCGGACTGCTAGGTGGATCCTCGTCTAGCTCAGTGAAAAAGGAAGGCACCAAGGAGAAAACTGAGAAAGCAGGGctcattttatttcaaGCCAAGATTCCAGAATATTCGCTGCCTTACCGCCCACCATCTTTATTGAGAAAGACGAACAGATttgataataaaaatagTTATGATCAGGAAAATTGGTTACAGCTGTTAGACTTAGTCCCAGAAGAAATGAGACGTCCACTAGATCATTTAGATATTGACCTTACCTGCATTCAATCTAACAATAGTAAACCAGGTGAACCTCCAGAGATTCAGTCCATTACCACTGAACTTGTATGCATAACGGCAAAGACTGACAATTCTATACCGATTAAATTAAATCCAGAACTGTTAATGAATCAGAATAAACTGAATGAagtgaaaaggaattatGCGGCCATGAGTAAAACCGTATCAGAGTTGAGTAAAAGATTTGAGGCAAATGCTGCGAAATTGAACGAATTGTACAACATGCACGATAGTACTTTGGCGCCTCGTGAGCTTAGATTTAGCGATTTCATACCATCTCAACTGCAaaataatttggaaagtttaGCAAATTTGGAAGCCAAGGTAGTTCATCTCCATGATGTGTTTAGGAAACAAACGCACACTCTAAAGGATTTTGCTCCAACACAAGACACGATCTCTGCCGTGCCTTCCAACGGATCGGCATCCCAGTCAAATTCTGGTAGCTTCCTAAGCTCTACTTTCAGTCCATCTTCAGAACATTCGCGTTCTTCTACGTCATTAAAGTTTGTTGATCAAATTGCTCACGAGTGGGTTAAGTGTGAACCCCTCAAGTATAAGAGAACTGTTACGGTTAATTTGGAATACAATGACAATATTAGAGAAACTTTGGTACCGACTTTTGAAAGCTGCCTATGTGCACGCTTCTATTGCATTCGTGTCAATATCAAGTTCGACCACCATGCTGGCACCGCTACAATTGACATCCCAGTGGACATCAAGAGCTTTCATAACATTTAG
- the DAT1 gene encoding Dat1p (some similarities with uniprot|P13483 Saccharomyces cerevisiae YML113W), with protein MAKTLSQGRKPGSGRKPGKGKTLRNGRKPGSGRRRRDDDGSPSPPQPPPQRSVNTGSTYGKTTAAAAAAAAEAAEAEAEAEAEAEAEAAAAAAATASASADDTTANSSSTTSAKSQVSSRDLEAIDALRELNNSPPEPLTPTLTPTQSKGRHTEIVQNHTNEGPFVTHTRLLSNPSASSNSNPSPAWNSLAHPQPVNGLVGMNSIGLSETSTQQDQNHTHSHHHSQSKEGPNGLLISSYI; from the coding sequence ATGGCAAAGACACTTTCACAAGGTAGGAAGCCTGGCAGTGGACGTAAGCCAGGTAAAGGCAAGACATTAAGAAACGGTAGGAAGCCTGGCAGTGGCCGCAGGCGGAGGGACGACGATGGCAGTccatcaccaccacaaccacCGCCACAGCGATCCGTCAATACGGGTAGTACATATGGTAAAACTActgctgcagctgcagctgcagctgcagaagcagcagaagcagaagcagaagcagaagcagaGGCAGAGGCAGAGgcagcagctgctgctgctgcaaCAGCATCCGCATCTGCCGACGACACCACTGCTAATTCCTCAAGCACGACTAGTGCAAAATCACAGGTTTCTTCTCGAGATTTAGAAGCTATTGATGCACTCCGAGAGTTGAACAATTCTCCACCAGAACCGTTGACACCGACGTTAACGCCGACACAATCGAAGGGAAGACATACAGAAATCGTACAAAACCATACTAATGAAGGCCCATTCGTAACGCATACACGATTACTCTCAAACCCTTCAGCATCTTCGAATTCGAATCCCTCCCCAGCATGGAATTCATTAGCACATCCTCAACCCGTTAATGGATTAGTCGGTATGAATTCAATAGGATTGTCGGAAACTTCAACTCAACAAGATCAAAACCATACTCATAGTCATCACCATTCACAGTCCAAAGAGGGACCTAATGGACTTTTAATTAGTTCGTACATATAG
- the TAF8 gene encoding Taf8p (weakly similar to uniprot|Q03750 Saccharomyces cerevisiae YML114C TAF8 TFIID subunit (65 kDa) involved in RNA polymerase II transcription initiation), producing MDNYIQITKLPTLQELQHEDREPNVVKVLAKSVALQLKPMNAQITQFAFDRLLQLVDGQLNDMISQLHRMSNLQRRETIAKGDISMLMEGFNISPSSIELQSRISEFYSQKYFKEFNHLHSLRDLQSSLAHEMVPFEDQEAVRQNVSTVLVPPTNPLQDFLPKWLPDFPPDHTYKFTPQYSHPITDETTIRRQIVEEAKQSELALSHLSQKKNPTDDIVNRSQYDSELAEQETLAIYGSQLKKRKTQHPQANSADLLSKLPQTNFSVEEYAHNRIEVARKKVLEFEERQLQSQQDPFLKLSRIAFTQCNDKFTKKQVHREFQLALQRSFIHLVKSIPELERNKLETEEKAKEERSKRLQELRAQREEQEKKGERDVLDLDELDQNQEDFFAMESSDEEVMEPTVDKPPLEQPQQTETAQNEPQQPELIQEHVQEKSQHEQEQEQEQVQEPERIGEEIQPATQEIADLPPQEPQGEPLQGRPQEEDISIELSSNPSEDEDLNNSTYPV from the coding sequence ATGGATAATTACATTCAAATCACTAAGCTACCGACTTTACAAGAACTCCAACATGAGGACAGAGAACCTAATGTAGTTAAAGTGCTGGCTAAGTCTGTTGCATTACAACTGAAACCAATGAATGCACAAATTACTCAATTTGCATTCGATAGGTTATTACAATTAGTTGACGGTCAATTAAATGATATGATTTCACAATTACATCGAATGAGTAATTTACAGAGACGTGAAACAATTGCCAAGGGCGATATTTCTATGTTAATGGAAGGTTTCAAtatttcaccttcttcaatcGAATTACAAAGTCGAATCTCAGAATTCTATTCTCAAAAgtattttaaagaatttaatcATTTACATTCTTTACGAGACTTACAGTCATCATTGGCTCATGAAATGGTACCGTTTGAAGACCAAGAAGCGGTTAGACAAAATGTTTCTACAGTTTTAGTACCGCCAACAAATCCACTACAAGATTTTCTACCCAAATGGTTACCTGATTTTCCACCAGATCATACCTATAAATTTACTCCTCAATACAGTCATCCTATAACCGACGAAACAACAATTAGAAGGcaaattgttgaagaagctAAGCAATCGGAATTAGCGTTATCACACCTTTCacagaagaaaaatccAACCGATGATATTGTTAATCGGTCTCAATACGACTCAGAGTTGGCTGAACAAGAAACTTTGGCAATCTACGGATCACAACTcaagaaaaggaaaactCAACACCCACAGGCAAATTCAGCAGATCTTTTGTCCAAACTTCCGCAGACAAACTTTAGCGTGGAAGAATATGCCCATAATAGAATCGAGGTGGCCAGAAAGAAGGTacttgaatttgaagagagACAATTACAATCACAACAAGATCCCTTCCTAAAACTTTCACGAATAGCGTTTACACAGTgtaatgataaatttacGAAAAAACAGGTTCATAGAGAATTCCAATTGGCATTACAAAGATCATTTATCCATCTGGTTAAAAGTATACCAGAGTTAGAACGAAATAAATTGGAGACTGAAGAAAAAGCCAAAGAAGAGAGAAGTAAAAGGCTACAGGAATTGAGAGCTCAAAGAGAGGAACAGGAGAAGAAAGGGGAAAGAGATGTGCTAGATTTGGATGAACTGGATCAAAATCAGGAAGATTTCTTTGCCATGGAAAGCAgcgatgaagaagttatGGAGCCAACGGTAGATAAACCACCGCTAGAGCAACCGCAACAAACAGAAACGGCACAGAATGAACCACAGCAACCAGAACTTATACAAGAACATGTCCAAGAGAAATCACAGCAcgaacaagaacaagaacaagaacaagtaCAAGAACCAGAGCGTATAGGGGAAGAAATTCAGCCAGCGACCCAGGAAATCGCAGATTTACCTCCACAAGAACCCCAAGGAGAACCCTTGCAAGGCCGCCCACAGGAGGAAGATATTTCTATTGAATTATCATCTAACCcatcagaagatgaagatctAAATAACTCTACATATCCTgtataa